The window CCCAACTTCCTGCATGCGCGCGCCGAATCACAGACAGCAGCGTGCGAAGGCAATGAGAAGCAGCTGGCGACCGCACTCGAGGAGTACGCGGTCGATCACAGCGGCCAATATCCCGCTGGCGGAACGTTCGGCGCGATGGCGGTCCTGTTGCCGCCTAACCCGTATCTGGCCGCGGCGCCGACAGATCCGGTCACGGCCGGCCAGCAGTACACCTTAGAGAACCCGGCCGCGCAGGCGAAGTGCCTGGTCGGCGGCACGGTGACCTACGACATCATCGACGGCGGAAACCACGACAAGACCGTCCAGATCGCAAACGGTACCCTCGGCGACACATCGGTCGTCTACTGCTCTGGATCGGGCGTCACCAGCGAGCCGTAAACGCGCGCACATCACGCCACAAGGAGGAGCCGCCATTGCGGCTCTTCTTTTTTCACCCATGACGCAGCGCACGACTACGACGCGAGCGAGACGGGCATTGTGAAGCTATGGACCGCCGAGGGATCCGGGGATTTACGCTGATCGAGTTGATGATAGTGATCGCCGTCATCGCGATCTTGGCCGCCATTCTCGTCCCCAACTTTCTGCACGCCCGAGCCGAATCCCAAACCGCTGCGTGTGAGGGCACGGAGCGGCAGATCGCCGTCGCACTCGAGGAGTACGCGGTCGACACCGGCGGCACGTATCCAGCGACGCAGGCGGTGGCTCCGGCGATGTTCGGGGGAAGCCTCAACTATCTGAGCGCGACGCCGCTCGATCCCGTGAGCGGCGCGCAATACCAGTATTCGGCCACGGCTCCGGATTGTCTGAACTCCGGCGTCAAGTACGAGATCACCGATGCCGGCGGCCACGATTCGACGGCGCAGATCGACAACGCGGCACTCGGGTCGACCTCTGTCATCTACTGTTCGGGCTCGGGGATCACGGGGAAATAGAGATCTTCGCTTTGATCGCCCCAACACTGGGCGCGCTGTTCGGCGCGGCGTTCGGATCATTTCTCAACGTCGTCATCTACCGATTGCCGCGCGGCGAGTCGCTCGTGTTTCCAGCCTCGCACTGCCCGTCGTGCGGTCATACCCTGGGCCCGCTCGACAACGTGCCGCTCGTCAGCTGGGTCATGCTGCGCGGCCGCTGCCGCTATTGCGGCGCCGCGATCGCCGCTCGCTATCCGCTCGTCGAAACGCTCACCGCATGTCTGTTCGCGCTGTCGTTTTTGGAGTTCGGGCCGACCCTCACCGCGTTCGGCGCATGCGCGTTGGGCGCGCTGCTCATCGTCATCGCGTTCATCGATCTCGATCATCTCTTGGTGCTAGACGGCACGACGATCTCCGGCGCCCTCATCGGCCTCGCGCTCGCCATTGCGACGCATCGTCTGGTGCCGGCGCTTGAGGGTGCCTTGGCCGGCGCCGTGATTTTCGGCGCGATCTATCTGTTGACACGCGGCGCCGGCATGGGTCTGGGCGACGTCAAGCTCGCGGCCATGCTCGGCCTATTCCTGGGCTTTCCGCTGATGTTGTGGACCGCCGCGGCGGCGTTCATCATCGGCGCGCTGCTCGCCATCCCAGTGCTCGTGGCGCGCCGCAGGGGTCGGAGGGACGCACTGCCGTTCGGTCCGTTCTTAGTGATAGCGGCCATACTTGCGACCTTCGTGCCGGCGCTCTTCGCCGGTCCGTACGACGCTTACCACGCGCTTTTCGGCAACTAGGATCCTCAAGCGTCCGCTGCGGCCTGCCGATAGTCACTATGAGGCGGTGAGACCGTGCAGCGAACCACAGATAAGCCACTAGACGCAGCGCTCCTCAAGAAGGTGCCGCTGTTCGCAGAATTTTCCGACGAGGACCGCGCGATGGTCGCGTCGCTGATGATCGCGCGCCATTATCCCAAGCACGCCGTGCTGGTCTACGAAGGCGATCCGGGCGACGCGCTGTTCATAGTCGTCAACGGCAACGTCGCGGTGACCCGCGTCAGCAACGACGGCAAAGAGACGATTCTCACGATCTTGCGCGAAGGCGATTTCTTCGGCGAGATGGGCGTGCTCGACGGGTCGCCTCGCTCCGCAACCATCAAATCGTTGCGCGACGTCGACGTGGCCATCCTGGCCCGTAAAGACTTCCTCGAACTGCTCGCCAAGAGCCCGGCGATGAGCTTGAGCCTGGTGCTGGCGCTCTCGTCGCGGCTACGCGAGACAAACCAGGCCATCCAGGCAGCTGCGTATCAGGACATTCGCACGCGTTTGGCGTCGCTGCTGATCCATCTTTCGAAGAACTTCGGCGAGCAGGCCGACAACGGCACGCGTCTCACTTTGCGCTTGACCAATCAAGAGATGGCGAACATGATCGGCACGACGCGCGAGACGGTGAACCGCATGCTCAACCGCTTCTGGGATGAGAAGCTCATCGACATGCGCACCGCCAACATCGTCATCACCGACATGCCGAAGCTCAAGACGATCGTGGCGTGAACGGATCAGCGGTCGAATGAATTCGACCGCTCCATAGGCCGGGAGAGAGGCGTCCCTCAAAAGGGGACGCCTTCATCTTCGCCGGGCAGGCCGGGGCGAATGAATGTTCTAAATCCCCGTCCCGGCTTTGCCGATGATGAAAGCGTAAGACGTTTTTTCCCGGACGGTCTTACGCGTTGTCGCTTCGGCATCTCGTGGGGATTGGATAGGACGGCCATGTCGTTCCTCAGTCGGGTGTTCTCCCGCGGCGGTAGCCATCACATCGGCGTCGATTTCGGTTCGTCCGAGATCAAGGCGGTGCAGTTCGGCCAATCGACGCGCGGTCCGGCGCTCGAGCACGTGTATCGTATACAGACGCCGGTCAATGCGATCAAAGATGGCGTTGTCGTCGATCCGCCGGCCGTGGGCGACGCGTTGCGCCAGCTCATGACCGATGGCGCGTTCACCGCGCGCCGCGTCGTCACGTCGGTCACCGGGCCGACCGTCGTCGTCCGTCAAGTCACGATGCCGGTGATGAGCGAACGCGAGCTGCTCGAGTCGACGAAATACGAAGCAGAGCGCTTCCTCCCGTACTCGGTCGAAGAAGCGCAGATGGACGCGAAGATCTTGGGGCGTTCGGAAGACGGCCAGAACATGGACGTGCTGATCGTCGCGGCGCAAAAAGAGCTGGTCTTGTCGCAGCTTTCCGCATTGCAGGCTGCCGGCTTGCAGGCTTCGGTCGTCGAGATCGAGCCGTTCGCGATGGTGCGTGCCATGCTCTCGCCCGAAGATGCGGCATTCGAACAGAACATCGCGATCATCAACGTCGGGGCTTCGTCCACCAGCATCAACGTCACCAAAGGCGGCTTCGTGCCGTTCACGCGTTACGTGCCGATCGGCGGCGACGCGATGACCAAAGCGATCGCCGGCGGCATGAACATCTCCACCGACGAAGCGGAGAAGATGAAGCGCGAAAAGGCCGCGATCATCACACAGGGCTCGACCGAGCCGGTCGCGCCCACCGTCACGCGGTTGTTCAACATCATCACGCCCCCGCTCACCGAGCTCGTTTCGGAGATCCATAAGTCGCTCGACTACTTCCGCACGCGGTTCCGCGGCGAGGTGATCGAGTCGGTCATCCTCGGCGGCGGTTCGGCGCGCCTGGCGAACATCGACGCGTTCCTCGGCCAAGAGCTTGGGCTGCCCGTCGCGATCGCTGATCCGCTTGAGCGCGCCTCGTATAACGCGGTGGATTTTCCGGCGGAGTACCTGCGCGACATGGGCCCAGCGCTTATCGTGGCAGCCGGCCTCGGGCGGCGCGACGTGGCTGAAGCCGGCCGGGCTGCATGAGGCGTCTGAAGATGCGTAAGGGGTGGCGTTCGTGCTGAATATCAACCTGCTTCCATCGTCACAGCGACCGGCCGTCGTCATCTTCGACCGGACGCTGGCGCTTGGCCTGACGTTCATCGCGCTCGAGCTCATCGGACTGCTCGCGTTTTCGATCTACGAGAACCGCACCATCACCGATCTCAACAACCAGTATGCGGATCTTTCGGCGCGGGTGACGCAGGAGCAGCAAGCGGTCAAAGAGGTCGACGACCTGCGCGACGAAGCAGAACAGCTACGCGCTAAGGCCGAGCTGCTCGAGCGGATCAAGCAGAGCCCGCTGCAGCTGGCCGAGGTATTGGTCGATCTGCGCAACCAAGACCCGCGCGGCGTCTGGTACACGAACCTGACGATTTCGCACGGCACCGCCGGCGGCTCGGTCGCGATCCAAGGCAAAACCGAGAGCTACACGAGCATCGCTGATTTGATGCTCAACCTTGACAGTTCGCGCATGTTCGGCGACGCGGCGCTGCAAACCGCGACGCAGACGGTGGAAAACGGCCAACCGGCCCGCGGGGGCATCAGCTTCACGGTCGACGGCGTGCTCAATGAGGCAGTGGTGGGCCAATGAACTTGCAGCTGAGCACGCTCAACCGGATACTCATCGTCGGTGGCCTGTTCGTCGTCATCTTGCTGCTGGGATATTTCTTCGTGATCCAGCCCAAGAAGAACCAAGAATCTGCGACGCGCGCACAGATCGCCGACCTGCAGGCGCAGTACGACGACCTCAAACGCGTCGCCGATCAAAAGCCGCTCTACCTCGCGTTCACCGACCAGATCCGCCAGCGGCTCAAAGGCGTCGAGGTGACGGCCGACCCGCGACTGTACGTCCCCTCGTTCCTGAAACAAGTCGAGGATCTGGCCGGCAAAGACGGCCTGATCATCACCACCGTGACACCGGCCGCGACCGCCTCGCCATCGCCCGCACCGAGCGGGGCGCCAACGCCTGGACCCGTGAGGGCGCCGAACATCCCGATTGTGGGTGGCGTCGCCAACCAAGTGGCCCGCGGCGTCGGCGCCCAGAACGCCGTGAGCGCGCAGACCGGCCAGACCGCGCAACGAACCCCGGCGCCCGGAGCCACGCCGATTCCCGGGAGCCCGGCGGGGGCCGCGCCGGCGTCAGGCGCAGAGGAAAATCCCGCTCGTCAGGCAGCGCTTGCCTACCTTGCTCAATCATTCAACCAGGTACCGTTCAGCATGGATTTCGACGGCCACTACGATAGTCTTGAGCACTTCCTGCGTGATCTTGCCAAGTTCCAAAAGCTCATCGGCGTCGGCGACGTGACGATTGTGCCGGGTGGAGGCACGGTCGCCGTCGGCGCGAGCCCGCGCCTGAAGATCACGCTGCCGATCGTGGCCTATCGGCTCAGCCCGAACGCGCCGCCGAGCGGTCCGCTCGTGCTACCGAGCCCGACGCCCAAGCCGGGAGTCAAGAAATGAAGACCAGCGCGTCGCTCGGGATCTTGCTCGCGTGCTTTGCCGCCGCAGGATGCGGCTCGCCGCCGCCTCCGACACAAGGACCTGTGCGGGTCGCCCAACACACAGAAGTCGGTCCGCCGCCGGCCGTGTCGACGCCGGTGCCGATCGTAGTATCGAAGCCGAACCCAAACGCAGGTCGCGCCGATCCTTTCGTACCGCTTGCCGGTCAATTCGGATCAACCGCACCGACGCATGTGGCGAGCAACCGCTTCCCGCGCATCCCGACACTGCCGGGGTTTGAAGGGGCACCAAGCGGCGGTAAGACGCAATCCATCTGGGACGGCGTGCGCGTCAGCGGCATCGTCCAGGCGAACGGATACTCAGCGATCATCGAGGCGGATGGGAAGTCGTTTGTCGCGCGCGAGGGCGACTCCATCGAAGGCAAGTTCCGCGTCGTGGCCATCGGACCCGGCTACGTGACACTTTCGTCAGCGCAAGGCGTGCGCAACTTCTCGCTAGGGGGTTAAACCATGCAACGGCACTATCGGTCGATCGCGACCTGGCTTTTGGGAGGGCTGCTCGGCGCGGGCTGCATAGCCCTCGCAATGCCCGGCGCAAGTGCGACCAACTCGGTGACCGATGTCAGCTACGGCAGCAGCGGCGGGGCTTTCAAGCTCACCGTCGTGGCCGACGAGGCCGTTTCGACCCAGGTGCACAAGTACTCGGTCGACTCGAGCAGCGATGTCCAGGATTTGGTGATCGACGTGACGCCGGCCTCGTACGACGGGCGCACGAAGGTCATCGCCTTCTCGGATGGGCCGATTCGCCAAGTGCGCGTGGGGCAGCTCTCGCAGTCGCCTGCGGTCATGCGCATCGTCGTGGAATCGAAAGGCGCAGCCAAGTACGATCTCAACCAAAAGAACGGCGAACAGTCGGTGACGTTAGCGCTTGCCACCTCGCAACAGGCGCACGCGCTCGATCCGACGGCCGCCGCGGCCGCGGCGCGGGCGGCAGGCGCTCGCCAGACGCAAGAGATCGGCGCCGACTCATCGGCACCGGCTCCCCAGCACGTCGCGATGGCGGCACCCCCGGCCGTCGCGGTCGCCAAACCAGGCGCCA of the Candidatus Eremiobacteraceae bacterium genome contains:
- a CDS encoding prepilin-type N-terminal cleavage/methylation domain-containing protein, yielding MDRRGIRGFTLIELMIVIAVIAILAAILVPNFLHARAESQTAACEGTERQIAVALEEYAVDTGGTYPATQAVAPAMFGGSLNYLSATPLDPVSGAQYQYSATAPDCLNSGVKYEITDAGGHDSTAQIDNAALGSTSVIYCSGSGITGK
- a CDS encoding PilN domain-containing protein; its protein translation is MAFVLNINLLPSSQRPAVVIFDRTLALGLTFIALELIGLLAFSIYENRTITDLNNQYADLSARVTQEQQAVKEVDDLRDEAEQLRAKAELLERIKQSPLQLAEVLVDLRNQDPRGVWYTNLTISHGTAGGSVAIQGKTESYTSIADLMLNLDSSRMFGDAALQTATQTVENGQPARGGISFTVDGVLNEAVVGQ
- a CDS encoding Crp/Fnr family transcriptional regulator, giving the protein MQRTTDKPLDAALLKKVPLFAEFSDEDRAMVASLMIARHYPKHAVLVYEGDPGDALFIVVNGNVAVTRVSNDGKETILTILREGDFFGEMGVLDGSPRSATIKSLRDVDVAILARKDFLELLAKSPAMSLSLVLALSSRLRETNQAIQAAAYQDIRTRLASLLIHLSKNFGEQADNGTRLTLRLTNQEMANMIGTTRETVNRMLNRFWDEKLIDMRTANIVITDMPKLKTIVA
- a CDS encoding prepilin peptidase — translated: MIAPTLGALFGAAFGSFLNVVIYRLPRGESLVFPASHCPSCGHTLGPLDNVPLVSWVMLRGRCRYCGAAIAARYPLVETLTACLFALSFLEFGPTLTAFGACALGALLIVIAFIDLDHLLVLDGTTISGALIGLALAIATHRLVPALEGALAGAVIFGAIYLLTRGAGMGLGDVKLAAMLGLFLGFPLMLWTAAAAFIIGALLAIPVLVARRRGRRDALPFGPFLVIAAILATFVPALFAGPYDAYHALFGN
- the pilM gene encoding type IV pilus assembly protein PilM translates to MSFLSRVFSRGGSHHIGVDFGSSEIKAVQFGQSTRGPALEHVYRIQTPVNAIKDGVVVDPPAVGDALRQLMTDGAFTARRVVTSVTGPTVVVRQVTMPVMSERELLESTKYEAERFLPYSVEEAQMDAKILGRSEDGQNMDVLIVAAQKELVLSQLSALQAAGLQASVVEIEPFAMVRAMLSPEDAAFEQNIAIINVGASSTSINVTKGGFVPFTRYVPIGGDAMTKAIAGGMNISTDEAEKMKREKAAIITQGSTEPVAPTVTRLFNIITPPLTELVSEIHKSLDYFRTRFRGEVIESVILGGGSARLANIDAFLGQELGLPVAIADPLERASYNAVDFPAEYLRDMGPALIVAAGLGRRDVAEAGRAA